AGCAGCGGCCCTTTCTAAAATGCTCACTGACCCGATGATGAACATGATAGGTTGAGAACCAATTGACTTTATCAACTTTTAAACCAATCTGATTTTCAGCGTAAGGCTGGATCTCATCGAATGTAATTGACGTGGACTGCTCAAGCTCACGGGGGATGATGCCGATCAGTCTGATCATTGCCGTACTTCTGACCGGCATATACAAACAGAACCCCCTTTCACTGAGATGTACTTTTAGTGAGCGGTCCTGTGTTTCTTTATTTGATGACTCCACATCAGCCACATAAAAAAGCTGTTCGTACGTTCCTCCGGCAAAGTCGAAGCCCAACCCTTTTCGTACGGTACTGTGGGCGCCGTCACATCCGCATAAATAGTGGAATTCAGCGGCTTCCTCCATACCGTCTTTCTTCAAAACGGTGCGGACTCCTTCGCTGTCATCCGTAAAAGAACCCAGCTCGGTGTTCCACTCAATGGTGACACCAGCCTTTTTAAGCTGTTCCACTAGAAATTGTTCGTTGACATCCTGAGGAAAACTTAAGGCAAAAGGAAAAGGGCTGATGTCCTTCCCAAGATCGCTGAACTTGAATTCTGCTTTTTCTTTCGTTCCTTCACGAAGATAAACAGATTTCATCGGGATGCCGAGGCTTACCACTTCGTCCGCAATGCCCAATTGACGGTAAAACTCTAAAATCCTTGCATGGACGACCAATGCTCGAGATGCTTCACCAGGTCCGGAATGTTTTTCAATAATGCGGAATGGAATCCCCATTTTTGAGAGCTGAAGGGCCAGGACAAGCCCTGTTGGACCTGCCCCGACAATCAAGACTTGAGGATTCATATCATCGTCTCCTTTCAGAATTACTGTTTGATTTTTAAACCAGGTGATCCCAAATGCTGCCAAGATTGCGAACAACACTCCTGTAATCAACTGTTTCGTGACGGCCAGCAGCTTTTCCTTTCGGGTATTAAAAACGGTATTGCTCATGACAGTGTAAAGAAGCATCGCTCCAATCAAGCTTGCCATCCGTAATGGCTGAAACATGGAAACAGGGGCGTTGCCATTTGCGCTGTGGGTTCCGAATGCATTGACATTGACCACGTCTTTTTTGATCGGTTCCTTTTCTACGACTCCATTTAGCATCTGGCCTGCAATAGCGGAAGCAGAACTGTTCGTCCCCTGATTGACTAAGATTTGAATCGTGGATGAAGAAGGGGAATGCATAGAGATCTGTTTTTGACTAAAATCCCTTGTGATGACAAGGGCTGCATAATACTTTCTGTCGTTTAGGCCCTTATGTCGTAAGAGTTGACGGATTCCCCCATATACGATGAGAAGCACCAATCATTAACCGGCTGCTTAGGAGAAGAAGGTATGAGGGAGCAATTTGTAGAATTGTTATTACGAAAATATTGGTATGGGAGAGGTAACTTGAAAATAGATAAAGTATTTGAATATGATATTAGTAATGAGCTTTCGGTGCGTATACAAGAATTATTAAATGGCAGTTTTCCAGATGTCTATCCAACGAATAGAATTTACTTTAAGCAGTTACCGCATTTTAGATTTCTAGCTTTTAATGAGGAAAGTCAACTCATAGGACATGTCGGACTGGATTACAGAGTGATGAATTTAAACGGAAAGCCCCTAAAAATACTCGGTGTAATTGATTTGTGTGTTTCGCAAAACGCCCGCTCACAGGGTATTGGTTCGAGGCTGCTTTTAGAAATTGATAGGTTTTCTCAGGGACGCGATATTGATTTTATACTCTTATTTGCAGATAACATGAACTTATATTTAAGAAATGGATATCAACCAGTTAGAAACAAATGCAAATGGATGCAAATTAATCATGAAACCCAAGTTACAAATGGTATAGGTACTGAACACATTGATGAATTAATGATTAAGCAAGTCGGTATGACAAATTGGAGGGAAGGGAATCTTGATTTATTAGGTTATCTTTATTGAGCTATGGGGGAATAGCAGTGTTGCAGGAGAGGAGCTAGATTGATTAGCTCTTTTTTTATTGTACCAATGGACAGGATGATGATACAAACAAAAAACCATTTTATCATCTCATAGGTAGGTGGAGTCATTGATTTTATAAAACCTCGCATATTTTCGGGATTTTTACTATCATATAACTAGCAGAGTCGAAACATCCTGAGTAAGGAGCCAAAACATTTGAATATCAAACTCAACCACAGCATCATCAAAGAAAAGTGCGGTACGGTCTCCTTCAAAAAAGGAGACTCTTTTTATCGAGCGGATAAAGTGTACTTTGAAAGTTACAATATGGATGCTTGTAAAGCAGCAGTTACAGGAACACAGGAATTTCATGTCACCATTGAACGGGATATGAACGGAGGCTTTCGGTCGGAGTGCAGCTGTCCGACACTGGCTTCATTTCAAAAGGATTGTCAGCACGTTGCAGCCGTTTTACTGGCGATTTACCATCACCAGCAACAAGGGACAGCTCCTCTGATTTCCGGTCGACATCTTTCTGAATCTCTGGAAAATCAAGAACTGACAGAAGATTTTCTGACACTTTTTAATGATCAGCACAAGCGATCAAGCAGGCATCAGCTTCATTTTGAAAAAAGGCAAGTGCTTGATGTGGAGTTTACCTGCAAACCCGTGGAGGTAAGCAAAGGACAAACCGTTTTAGGCCTAGAGGTGAAAATCGGTCCGGTTAAAGTGCAGCACATCCGGGACTTTCTTCAACGTGTGGAAGAAGGGAATACCAGCCCGCTTTCCCTTTCATTCACATTTGATCCGTGCCTCCATTGCTTTCAAATGGAAAACGATGCTGTACTTCAACAGCTTATAAAAGCCATGCATGATGAACAGGTATATATCGATGAACTGTTAGACCGGCCGAATGAGGTTACTCATAACAACACCTTATTTATCTCCCCTTCTTCTTGGGACATGCTGCTGCCTTTGCTTGAGAAAGCACCATGGGTAAAGCTGGAGTATGGCAACACGTATAGAAGGTTTCGGACATCGAAAGAACCGCTGTCTCTACAGTTTGACTTTGGAGAGGCGCAAGGAAATAGCTATCATTTGAAGATTGAAGGACTAAAGCAGATGGTCGTGTTGCATTCCTATCGCTCTGTCCTTTCAGCAGGAAAACTGTTTCAGTTAAAAAGTGATGACTGCTCACGCCTTTCAGAACTGAAACGAATGCTGGATGCATCAAGAACGAATGTCATCCCGATTTCTCAGAAGCAGATGGGGATTTTTTTAGAAAAAGTCATTCCAGGCTTGAAACGCCTCGGGGAAGTTCACGTATCTCGTGCGATCACCGAGCAATTTGCCAAGATACCGTTAACGGCAAAACTATATTTGGATCGTGTAAAGAATCGACTCCTTGCCGGGCTGGAGTTTCATTATGATAATATCGTCATTGATCCATTGGTCAGGCGTGATCTTCAGGAAAACTCCAAACTTATCAGAGATGTGGAGAAAGAGGAAATGATACTCAGGCTAATGGAGGAAAGCTCGTTTGCCAAGACAGATGGCGGATATTTTTTGCATAATGAAGAGCTGGAATATGAGTTTTTATATGATGTTGTTCCTAAACTTCAAAAGATCGCCCAAATCTATGCAACCACCTCTGTGAGAAATCGTATTTTCAGAGAGAATGCACGGCCGCAGATTAGAGTAAAGCTCAAAAAAGAACGGACCAATTGGCTGGAATTCAAATTTGATATCGATGGTATTCCTGAAGGACAAATACGAGATGTTCTTTTAGCACTCGAGGAGAAAAGAAAATATTTCCGTTTGAGAAACGGCTCGCTGCTTTCTTTAGAAACTAGGGAATTTGAAGAAATTCAACGTTTTCTGTATGCCTTGCCTGTTCCAAATCATGATCTGGAAAATGGCCTCAATCTACCTTTCATTCAGGGAATGCAAATGCTTGATACTGCTGAGGATCGTACGTTTGATTTGGAGAAATCCTTCCTTCAATTCTTGGAAAACCTGCAAAATCCGGGCAGCTTGGCATTCGAGGTCCCTGTAAACTTGGAACCGATCTTGCGAGATTATCAAGTACAAGGATACCAATGGATGAAAACACTTGCCAGCTATGGATTTGGCGGGATCCTTGCTGATGATATGGGATTGGGAAAAACGCTGCAAAGCATCACATTCATCGTATCGGTGCTTCAGAATATTCGTGAAAAGAAGTCTCCGGTCTTAATTGTCTGCCCGTCTTCTTTAACGTACAACTGGCTGAGTGAAATGAAAAAATTCGCTCCGGACATACAATCTGTGGTGGTTGATGGCGGTAAAGCAGAGAGATTAGCATTCATTAAGGAAGCATTGGATCATGATGTTATCATCACCTCTTATCCCTTGTTGCGCAAGGACATCGGGTGGTATGAGAAACAAGCTTTTCACACGGTATTTTTTGATGAGGCACAGGCTTTTAAAAATCCTGTGACGCAAACAGCACGAGCTGTGAAGAAGATCCAGGCAAATCATCGATTCGCGCTTACAGGTACACCAGTGGAGAATTCGCTGGAAGAACTGTGGTCGATCTTTCATGTTGTCTTTCCTGAGCTATTGCGAGGATTAAAGGAATTTAGTAATCTTCCAAAGAAAACCATTACACGAAGAATCTCTCCATTCTTGCTGCGGAGGTTAAAAGAGGATGTACTGATGGAGCTTCCTGAAAAAACAGAGTCCATGGAATCGGTGGCATTGCTTCCTGAACAGAAGAAACTGTATGCAGCCTATTTGGCGAAGCTGAGGCACGACACACTAAAGCATCTGGACAAAGATACACTTCGGAAAAATCGCATCAAAATCCTTGCTGGTTTGACGCGTTTACGGCAGATTTGCTGCCATCCGGCTTTATTTGTAGACAGTTACAAAGGGACATCAGGGAAATTCAAGCAGCTCATGCAGATTGTAGAGGAATCCAAGCTATCTGGAAGAAGGGTGCTGATCTTCTCTCAATTTACGAAAATGCTGGAGTTTATAGGAAGGGAATTAGCGAACCAAGGCCTTCCTTTTTTCTATCTGGATGGACAAACTCCCTCCATGGAACGGGTAGAGCTATGCAAT
This genomic stretch from Fictibacillus marinisediminis harbors:
- a CDS encoding FAD-dependent monooxygenase encodes the protein MLLIVYGGIRQLLRHKGLNDRKYYAALVITRDFSQKQISMHSPSSSTIQILVNQGTNSSASAIAGQMLNGVVEKEPIKKDVVNVNAFGTHSANGNAPVSMFQPLRMASLIGAMLLYTVMSNTVFNTRKEKLLAVTKQLITGVLFAILAAFGITWFKNQTVILKGDDDMNPQVLIVGAGPTGLVLALQLSKMGIPFRIIEKHSGPGEASRALVVHARILEFYRQLGIADEVVSLGIPMKSVYLREGTKEKAEFKFSDLGKDISPFPFALSFPQDVNEQFLVEQLKKAGVTIEWNTELGSFTDDSEGVRTVLKKDGMEEAAEFHYLCGCDGAHSTVRKGLGFDFAGGTYEQLFYVADVESSNKETQDRSLKVHLSERGFCLYMPVRSTAMIRLIGIIPRELEQSTSITFDEIQPYAENQIGLKVDKVNWFSTYHVHHRVSEHFRKGRCFIAGDAGHIHSPAGGQGMNTGIGDAVNLSWKVAWVLKGKAEPEILETYETERIAFARTLVSTTDRAFQMIVGRNTRNRLFRTVLIPYVAPLLLGFTAARRAAFNTVSQTRIEYRDSALSMGKAGKIHGGDRLPWIQTESGNNFDPLKTMDWQIHVYGEIHADIREYGKSAGFAIHTFVWQPGMEDVGLKKDSLYAVRPDGYVALADDTQNIEKLKHFFEKFRIRPLMSI
- a CDS encoding GNAT family N-acetyltransferase, which encodes MREQFVELLLRKYWYGRGNLKIDKVFEYDISNELSVRIQELLNGSFPDVYPTNRIYFKQLPHFRFLAFNEESQLIGHVGLDYRVMNLNGKPLKILGVIDLCVSQNARSQGIGSRLLLEIDRFSQGRDIDFILLFADNMNLYLRNGYQPVRNKCKWMQINHETQVTNGIGTEHIDELMIKQVGMTNWREGNLDLLGYLY
- a CDS encoding SNF2 helicase associated domain-containing protein, with protein sequence MNIKLNHSIIKEKCGTVSFKKGDSFYRADKVYFESYNMDACKAAVTGTQEFHVTIERDMNGGFRSECSCPTLASFQKDCQHVAAVLLAIYHHQQQGTAPLISGRHLSESLENQELTEDFLTLFNDQHKRSSRHQLHFEKRQVLDVEFTCKPVEVSKGQTVLGLEVKIGPVKVQHIRDFLQRVEEGNTSPLSLSFTFDPCLHCFQMENDAVLQQLIKAMHDEQVYIDELLDRPNEVTHNNTLFISPSSWDMLLPLLEKAPWVKLEYGNTYRRFRTSKEPLSLQFDFGEAQGNSYHLKIEGLKQMVVLHSYRSVLSAGKLFQLKSDDCSRLSELKRMLDASRTNVIPISQKQMGIFLEKVIPGLKRLGEVHVSRAITEQFAKIPLTAKLYLDRVKNRLLAGLEFHYDNIVIDPLVRRDLQENSKLIRDVEKEEMILRLMEESSFAKTDGGYFLHNEELEYEFLYDVVPKLQKIAQIYATTSVRNRIFRENARPQIRVKLKKERTNWLEFKFDIDGIPEGQIRDVLLALEEKRKYFRLRNGSLLSLETREFEEIQRFLYALPVPNHDLENGLNLPFIQGMQMLDTAEDRTFDLEKSFLQFLENLQNPGSLAFEVPVNLEPILRDYQVQGYQWMKTLASYGFGGILADDMGLGKTLQSITFIVSVLQNIREKKSPVLIVCPSSLTYNWLSEMKKFAPDIQSVVVDGGKAERLAFIKEALDHDVIITSYPLLRKDIGWYEKQAFHTVFFDEAQAFKNPVTQTARAVKKIQANHRFALTGTPVENSLEELWSIFHVVFPELLRGLKEFSNLPKKTITRRISPFLLRRLKEDVLMELPEKTESMESVALLPEQKKLYAAYLAKLRHDTLKHLDKDTLRKNRIKILAGLTRLRQICCHPALFVDSYKGTSGKFKQLMQIVEESKLSGRRVLIFSQFTKMLEFIGRELANQGLPFFYLDGQTPSMERVELCNQFNSGERDLFLISLKAGGTGLNLTGADTVILYDIWWNPAVEDQAADRAHRMGQTNAVQVIKLVTRGTIEEKMNELQEKKKDLIEEIIGVGEKPASSLTEEDIREILML